One genomic segment of Bacteroides caccae includes these proteins:
- a CDS encoding family 78 glycoside hydrolase catalytic domain, whose protein sequence is MKMNLHCFANLISIMILELFSNSGLINATEFGKRTDALEASAWNESKWISAVDAPVVKGHNNGRAADGASWFVSTVKNEQKIVSAKWMTAGLGVYELYVNGKPVGGEFLKPGFTHYAKTKRSFTYDITDIIRTKPNAENMLSVQVTPGWWGDKIITPGGYDGMIGKKCAFRGVLELTFSDGNKKRYGTDLKNWKAGIAGPVKHAGIFDGEEYDAREPMGYECVDKLSTPEENTEFSGDILPSDGAEVYLRTDLALAPVKAYVWKNVEGAKENEFGKVIIAREFASGTEMTVSPGETLVVDFGQNCASVPSFVFKAAEGTVLTCLPAELLNDGNGAKIRGMDGPEGSCHRENLRIPHTGIRLDYTFASGDNYVAYYPHCTFFGYRYVSITSTGNVAIKSLKSIPVTSIAKELETGTITTGNDLVNKLISNTYWGQLSNYLSIPTDCPQRDERLGWTADTQVFAETGTFFANTMKFFHKWMRDMRDTQNSLGGFPGVAPLAQYGDEKMRLGWADAGIIVPWTVWKQFGDTQIIEENWNAMDLFMNYINDTKYNHETLCGENGNYQWADWLSYEPLESCSGLAFSPQGPLPDAVSYWNYLSASYWVIDASMMRDMAAATGRDAAKYQQMSDSAKAYIKENFLNEDGTFKTAILNTMQTPALFALKNQLLEGEAKAKMIDRLRKNFAQHDLCLQTGFLGTSILMATLTENGMEDIAYELLFQRKNPSWLYSVDNGATTIWERWNSYMIDKGMGPRGMNSFNHYAYGCVCEWIWETVAGIAADPATPGFKHIIMKPIPDKRLGHVTAEYRSVSGLIKSAWKYEGDTWIWEFTIPKGVIATVILPGEMKSKEYVSGTYKVTK, encoded by the coding sequence ATGAAAATGAATCTCCATTGTTTTGCGAATCTTATTTCAATAATGATTCTCGAGCTTTTCTCAAATAGCGGACTGATAAACGCAACCGAATTCGGAAAACGTACTGACGCATTGGAAGCATCAGCCTGGAACGAATCCAAATGGATTTCCGCAGTAGATGCCCCTGTAGTGAAAGGACATAACAACGGTCGCGCAGCCGATGGCGCGAGTTGGTTCGTGTCCACCGTGAAAAACGAACAGAAAATTGTCTCCGCCAAGTGGATGACCGCTGGACTAGGAGTTTACGAGTTATATGTGAATGGGAAACCCGTAGGCGGGGAATTCCTGAAACCGGGCTTCACACACTATGCCAAGACTAAACGTTCTTTCACCTATGATATTACAGACATCATCCGTACCAAGCCAAACGCCGAGAATATGCTCTCCGTACAGGTGACGCCGGGATGGTGGGGTGACAAAATCATAACCCCCGGAGGATATGACGGCATGATAGGTAAGAAATGTGCCTTCCGTGGTGTACTGGAACTGACTTTCTCTGACGGAAACAAGAAGCGTTACGGTACTGATCTTAAAAACTGGAAGGCCGGAATTGCCGGTCCGGTGAAACATGCCGGTATCTTTGACGGAGAAGAGTACGATGCACGCGAACCGATGGGTTACGAATGTGTGGACAAACTCTCCACACCCGAAGAGAACACCGAATTCTCCGGTGATATCCTGCCTTCGGACGGGGCGGAAGTCTATCTGCGTACAGATCTCGCCCTCGCTCCTGTCAAAGCATACGTTTGGAAGAATGTAGAAGGAGCAAAGGAGAATGAGTTTGGTAAGGTGATTATCGCCCGTGAGTTCGCATCGGGTACGGAGATGACCGTAAGTCCGGGAGAGACATTAGTGGTGGACTTCGGACAAAATTGTGCCAGCGTACCTTCTTTCGTATTCAAAGCTGCCGAAGGAACAGTGCTGACCTGCCTTCCCGCGGAATTGCTCAATGACGGCAACGGCGCCAAGATTCGTGGAATGGATGGTCCGGAAGGAAGTTGCCACCGTGAAAATCTGCGCATCCCCCACACTGGTATCCGTCTGGATTATACCTTTGCTAGCGGAGATAACTATGTGGCCTATTATCCTCACTGCACCTTCTTCGGTTACCGCTATGTCTCCATAACTTCCACTGGGAATGTTGCCATCAAGTCGTTGAAGTCCATTCCCGTTACTTCCATCGCAAAGGAACTGGAAACCGGCACTATCACTACAGGCAACGACCTTGTGAACAAGCTCATCTCCAATACTTATTGGGGGCAGCTATCCAACTATCTGTCTATACCCACCGACTGTCCGCAACGCGACGAGCGCCTGGGATGGACAGCAGACACACAAGTGTTTGCCGAAACCGGTACGTTCTTTGCTAACACTATGAAGTTCTTCCACAAGTGGATGCGTGACATGCGCGACACCCAGAACAGTTTGGGCGGATTTCCCGGAGTGGCTCCCTTGGCACAATACGGCGATGAGAAAATGCGTTTGGGTTGGGCCGATGCCGGAATCATTGTGCCTTGGACGGTATGGAAACAATTTGGTGACACGCAAATCATTGAGGAGAACTGGAACGCTATGGATTTGTTTATGAACTACATCAACGATACAAAGTATAACCACGAGACCCTCTGCGGGGAGAACGGTAACTACCAATGGGCCGACTGGTTGAGCTACGAACCGCTGGAAAGTTGTAGCGGACTGGCTTTCTCTCCCCAAGGTCCGCTTCCTGATGCCGTCAGCTACTGGAACTACTTGAGCGCTTCCTATTGGGTGATAGATGCTTCCATGATGCGGGATATGGCTGCCGCCACGGGGCGCGATGCTGCCAAGTACCAGCAAATGTCTGATTCGGCAAAGGCATACATCAAAGAGAATTTCCTCAATGAGGACGGTACCTTCAAAACCGCCATTCTCAACACTATGCAAACTCCTGCCTTGTTCGCCCTGAAGAACCAGCTTTTGGAAGGCGAAGCCAAAGCGAAGATGATAGACCGCCTGCGCAAAAACTTCGCACAACACGATCTTTGCTTGCAGACCGGATTCCTAGGCACATCTATCCTTATGGCCACCCTTACGGAGAATGGCATGGAAGACATTGCCTATGAACTCCTCTTTCAACGTAAGAACCCAAGCTGGCTATATTCTGTGGACAATGGAGCCACCACCATTTGGGAGCGGTGGAACAGCTATATGATAGACAAAGGAATGGGACCACGCGGCATGAACAGTTTCAATCATTATGCCTACGGATGCGTATGTGAATGGATTTGGGAAACCGTTGCCGGCATCGCAGCCGATCCCGCCACCCCTGGCTTCAAGCATATCATTATGAAGCCTATTCCGGACAAGCGGTTAGGACACGTGACTGCCGAATACCGTTCCGTCTCCGGACTCATCAAGAGTGCCTGGAAATATGAGGGGGACACCTGGATTTGGGAATTTACCATTCCTAAGGGCGTTATCGCTACCGTAATCCTTCCCGGAGAGATGAAGTCAAAGGAGTATGTAAGTGGAACTTACAAGGTGACCAAATAG